In Phalacrocorax aristotelis chromosome 6, bGulAri2.1, whole genome shotgun sequence, one DNA window encodes the following:
- the FAM3D gene encoding protein FAM3D isoform X5, translated as MRVAGVTSKPRSEQLPRHKCGNKKSCPENYFAFKITSGAANVVGPSICFDDMILMSNLKNNIGRGLNIALVNGTNGQLLKADIFDMYSGDTDKLDTFLQEIKHGTIVLTASYDDAATKMNDKIRAHFVELGSSHVSKLGFRDNWVFLGAKGMKNKSPFEDHIKNDKDTNKYNGWPELLEMEGCAPKKMD; from the exons ATGCGGGTGGCAG GTGTCACCAGCAAGCCCAGAA GCGAGCAGCTGCCCCGGCACAAATGTGGGAACAAGAAAAGCTGCCCCGAGAACTATTTCGCCTTCAAGATCACCAGCGGTGCTGCAAACGTGGTGGGACCCTCCATCTGCTTCGATGACATGAT CCTCATGAGCAATCTGAAAAACAACATTGGCAGAGGCCTGAACATTGCACTGGTGAACG GAACAAACGGGCAGCTCCTGAAAGCTGACATATTCGACATGTACTCTGGAG ACACTGACAAACTGGATACCTTCCTCCAAGAGATCAAGCACGGCACCATCGTGCTAACAGCCAGCTATGATGATGCTGCCACAAA GATGAATGACAAAATACGGGCCCATTTTGTGGAACTGGGCAGCAGCCATGTGAGCAAGCTGGGCTTCCGGGACAATTGGGTCTTCTTGGGAGCGAAAGGGATGAAGAACAAGAGCCCCTTTGAAGAC caCATCAAAAATGATAAAGATACAAATAAATACAACGGCTGGCCTGAGCTGCTGGAGATGGAGGGCTGTGCCCCCAAGAAGATGGATTAG
- the FAM3D gene encoding protein FAM3D isoform X2, which yields MRVAGIIRFVALLITLLGTWVIVQMYFDHRWKAISLRSWLGVTSKPRSEQLPRHKCGNKKSCPENYFAFKITSGAANVVGPSICFDDMILMSNLKNNIGRGLNIALVNGTNGQLLKADIFDMYSGDTDKLDTFLQEIKHGTIVLTASYDDAATKMNDKIRAHFVELGSSHVSKLGFRDNWVFLGAKGMKNKSPFEDVSGHPLPPVLEAPILFIVPPKLHLTYLPAEDVGQWCYPQHQAKLQHIKNDKDTNKYNGWPELLEMEGCAPKKMD from the exons ATGCGGGTGGCAG GCATCATCCGGTTCGTGGCACTGCTCATCACACTGCTGGGCACCTGGGTCATTGTGCAGATGTACTTTGATCACAGATGGAAAGCCATCAGCCTGCGGAGCTGGCTCG GTGTCACCAGCAAGCCCAGAA GCGAGCAGCTGCCCCGGCACAAATGTGGGAACAAGAAAAGCTGCCCCGAGAACTATTTCGCCTTCAAGATCACCAGCGGTGCTGCAAACGTGGTGGGACCCTCCATCTGCTTCGATGACATGAT CCTCATGAGCAATCTGAAAAACAACATTGGCAGAGGCCTGAACATTGCACTGGTGAACG GAACAAACGGGCAGCTCCTGAAAGCTGACATATTCGACATGTACTCTGGAG ACACTGACAAACTGGATACCTTCCTCCAAGAGATCAAGCACGGCACCATCGTGCTAACAGCCAGCTATGATGATGCTGCCACAAA GATGAATGACAAAATACGGGCCCATTTTGTGGAACTGGGCAGCAGCCATGTGAGCAAGCTGGGCTTCCGGGACAATTGGGTCTTCTTGGGAGCGAAAGGGATGAAGAACAAGAGCCCCTTTGAAGACGTAAGTGGCCATCCCCTGCCACCAGTTCTGGAGGCTCCCATCCTCTTCATTGTACCTCCCAAGCTACATCTCACCTACCTGCCTGCAGAAGACGTGGGCCAGTGGTGTTATCCCCAACATCAAGCCAAGCTGCAG caCATCAAAAATGATAAAGATACAAATAAATACAACGGCTGGCCTGAGCTGCTGGAGATGGAGGGCTGTGCCCCCAAGAAGATGGATTAG
- the FAM3D gene encoding protein FAM3D isoform X3, whose amino-acid sequence MPHKCWLSSCALVPGTQTMSPKCQKDALVPDPCCCCSHLAPLLPLAGIIRFVALLITLLGTWVIVQMYFDHRWKAISLRSWLGVTSKPRSEQLPRHKCGNKKSCPENYFAFKITSGAANVVGPSICFDDMILMSNLKNNIGRGLNIALVNGTNGQLLKADIFDMYSGDTDKLDTFLQEIKHGTIVLTASYDDAATKMNDKIRAHFVELGSSHVSKLGFRDNWVFLGAKGMKNKSPFEDHIKNDKDTNKYNGWPELLEMEGCAPKKMD is encoded by the exons ATGCCACACAAGTGCTGGCTGTCATCTTGTGCCTTGGTCCCAGGCACACAGACCATGTCCCCAAAATGCCAGAAGGATGCACTGGTTCCCGAcccgtgctgctgctgctctcacctggctcctctcctgcccctcGCAGGCATCATCCGGTTCGTGGCACTGCTCATCACACTGCTGGGCACCTGGGTCATTGTGCAGATGTACTTTGATCACAGATGGAAAGCCATCAGCCTGCGGAGCTGGCTCG GTGTCACCAGCAAGCCCAGAA GCGAGCAGCTGCCCCGGCACAAATGTGGGAACAAGAAAAGCTGCCCCGAGAACTATTTCGCCTTCAAGATCACCAGCGGTGCTGCAAACGTGGTGGGACCCTCCATCTGCTTCGATGACATGAT CCTCATGAGCAATCTGAAAAACAACATTGGCAGAGGCCTGAACATTGCACTGGTGAACG GAACAAACGGGCAGCTCCTGAAAGCTGACATATTCGACATGTACTCTGGAG ACACTGACAAACTGGATACCTTCCTCCAAGAGATCAAGCACGGCACCATCGTGCTAACAGCCAGCTATGATGATGCTGCCACAAA GATGAATGACAAAATACGGGCCCATTTTGTGGAACTGGGCAGCAGCCATGTGAGCAAGCTGGGCTTCCGGGACAATTGGGTCTTCTTGGGAGCGAAAGGGATGAAGAACAAGAGCCCCTTTGAAGAC caCATCAAAAATGATAAAGATACAAATAAATACAACGGCTGGCCTGAGCTGCTGGAGATGGAGGGCTGTGCCCCCAAGAAGATGGATTAG
- the FAM3D gene encoding protein FAM3D isoform X1: MSPKCQKDALVPDPCCCCSHLAPLLPLAGIIRFVALLITLLGTWVIVQMYFDHRWKAISLRSWLGVTSKPRSEQLPRHKCGNKKSCPENYFAFKITSGAANVVGPSICFDDMILMSNLKNNIGRGLNIALVNGTNGQLLKADIFDMYSGDTDKLDTFLQEIKHGTIVLTASYDDAATKMNDKIRAHFVELGSSHVSKLGFRDNWVFLGAKGMKNKSPFEDVSGHPLPPVLEAPILFIVPPKLHLTYLPAEDVGQWCYPQHQAKLQHIKNDKDTNKYNGWPELLEMEGCAPKKMD, from the exons ATGTCCCCAAAATGCCAGAAGGATGCACTGGTTCCCGAcccgtgctgctgctgctctcacctggctcctctcctgcccctcGCAGGCATCATCCGGTTCGTGGCACTGCTCATCACACTGCTGGGCACCTGGGTCATTGTGCAGATGTACTTTGATCACAGATGGAAAGCCATCAGCCTGCGGAGCTGGCTCG GTGTCACCAGCAAGCCCAGAA GCGAGCAGCTGCCCCGGCACAAATGTGGGAACAAGAAAAGCTGCCCCGAGAACTATTTCGCCTTCAAGATCACCAGCGGTGCTGCAAACGTGGTGGGACCCTCCATCTGCTTCGATGACATGAT CCTCATGAGCAATCTGAAAAACAACATTGGCAGAGGCCTGAACATTGCACTGGTGAACG GAACAAACGGGCAGCTCCTGAAAGCTGACATATTCGACATGTACTCTGGAG ACACTGACAAACTGGATACCTTCCTCCAAGAGATCAAGCACGGCACCATCGTGCTAACAGCCAGCTATGATGATGCTGCCACAAA GATGAATGACAAAATACGGGCCCATTTTGTGGAACTGGGCAGCAGCCATGTGAGCAAGCTGGGCTTCCGGGACAATTGGGTCTTCTTGGGAGCGAAAGGGATGAAGAACAAGAGCCCCTTTGAAGACGTAAGTGGCCATCCCCTGCCACCAGTTCTGGAGGCTCCCATCCTCTTCATTGTACCTCCCAAGCTACATCTCACCTACCTGCCTGCAGAAGACGTGGGCCAGTGGTGTTATCCCCAACATCAAGCCAAGCTGCAG caCATCAAAAATGATAAAGATACAAATAAATACAACGGCTGGCCTGAGCTGCTGGAGATGGAGGGCTGTGCCCCCAAGAAGATGGATTAG
- the FAM3D gene encoding protein FAM3D isoform X4, giving the protein MHWFPTRAAAALTWLLSCPSQASSGSWHCSSHCWAPGSLCRCTLITDGKPSACGAGSVRHQHGSSEQLPRHKCGNKKSCPENYFAFKITSGAANVVGPSICFDDMILMSNLKNNIGRGLNIALVNGTNGQLLKADIFDMYSGDTDKLDTFLQEIKHGTIVLTASYDDAATKMNDKIRAHFVELGSSHVSKLGFRDNWVFLGAKGMKNKSPFEDHIKNDKDTNKYNGWPELLEMEGCAPKKMD; this is encoded by the exons ATGCACTGGTTCCCGAcccgtgctgctgctgctctcacctggctcctctcctgcccctcGCAGGCATCATCCGGTTCGTGGCACTGCTCATCACACTGCTGGGCACCTGGGTCATTGTGCAGATGTACTTTGATCACAGATGGAAAGCCATCAGCCTGCGGAGCTGGCTCGGTGAGGCACCAGCACGGCTCCA GCGAGCAGCTGCCCCGGCACAAATGTGGGAACAAGAAAAGCTGCCCCGAGAACTATTTCGCCTTCAAGATCACCAGCGGTGCTGCAAACGTGGTGGGACCCTCCATCTGCTTCGATGACATGAT CCTCATGAGCAATCTGAAAAACAACATTGGCAGAGGCCTGAACATTGCACTGGTGAACG GAACAAACGGGCAGCTCCTGAAAGCTGACATATTCGACATGTACTCTGGAG ACACTGACAAACTGGATACCTTCCTCCAAGAGATCAAGCACGGCACCATCGTGCTAACAGCCAGCTATGATGATGCTGCCACAAA GATGAATGACAAAATACGGGCCCATTTTGTGGAACTGGGCAGCAGCCATGTGAGCAAGCTGGGCTTCCGGGACAATTGGGTCTTCTTGGGAGCGAAAGGGATGAAGAACAAGAGCCCCTTTGAAGAC caCATCAAAAATGATAAAGATACAAATAAATACAACGGCTGGCCTGAGCTGCTGGAGATGGAGGGCTGTGCCCCCAAGAAGATGGATTAG
- the FAM107A gene encoding actin-associated protein FAM107A — translation MSWDTGQHLPPGLPRATLRKSASMYTEIERERPDSGNILTHPDYKDGNPDLIKPKKLLNPVKASKSHQELHRELLMNHKRGLGVESKPELQRVLEHRRRNQLIRQKKEEEEAKKLQSPFEKELLKRHQRLDQLEKEQEKQEDHAPEFIKVKENLRRTSTVTGDEKAA, via the exons ATGTCGTGGGACACGGGGCAGCACCTGCCccctgggctccccagggccACGCTGCGGAAATCAG catCGATGTACACTGAAATAGAGCGGGAGCGACCAGACAGTGGGAATATCCTGACTCACCCAGACTACAAAGATGGAAACCCAGACCTCATCAAACCTAAAAAGCTCCTAAATCCTGTAAAAGCCTCAAAGAGCCACCAAGAGCTGCACAGAGAGCTGCTGATGAACCACAAAAG AGGCTTGGGTGTGGAGAGCAAGCCAGAGCTGCAGCGGGTACTTGAGCACCGACGGCGAAACCAACTTAtcagacagaagaaagaagaggaagaggcaaAGAAATTGCAGTCTccttttgaaaaagagctattaaAGAGGCACCAGAGGCTGGATCAG TTGGAGAAagagcaggagaagcaggaagaCCACGCACCAGAATTCATTAAAGTCAAGGAAAACCTGAGAAGAACATCAACAGTGACTGGGGATGAGAAAGCAGCATAG